Below is a genomic region from Paludicola sp. MB14-C6.
AAATAAAGATGTGTTTTTTAATTGTGGGCTTAATTTAAATAAATTCGTCAAATCAATCTTATATGTTGTGCTGAATTGTTTTCCAAGAAAATACTGTCAAAGAAAAGAATATGAAGCGATAACAAAATATAATGATTCGAGAACAAAAAGAGTTGGATTAATATCTGAAGGTGGGGTTTTATTAAACACTCCTGCTGATTTGCGGCCTTTTGATAGCAAAGTCTTAGATGAGTTTGTTGATATTGAATTTGAAGGTCGTCAATTTTTAGCAACGAAATATTATGATGAAATGTTGAAATTTTGGTATGGGGATTATATGCAGTTGCCACCAAAGGAGCAACAAGTAATGTTTCATCAGCCAGAAATATTTAGTACTAACAGGAGTTATAAGGAGTTTTTATAAAGGAGTAGAAGTTTGAAAGTATTATTTATTACAAATTTTGAGGCACCGTATAGAATAGATTTTTATAATGAATTAACGAATTATATGGATTTAACTGTCGCTTTTTTTGATTCAAAAGAACAACAAAAAGGAAGATGTTCTGAATGGTTTGTAGAGGTAGAATATAAATTCAACCACATATTATTAAAACAATCAAAGTTTTTGAACGGACATATTTGTTATGGCGTAAAAGAACTTGTTTTAGATAAAAGTTATGATTTAATTATGTTAGACTCTTACTGTGAATATACCGGGATGTATGCAATAAAACAACTAAAAAAATATGACATACCTTTTGTACTAGAGGCAGATGGTGGGTTTGCTAAGTCTGGTAAGGGCTTTAAAGAATTACTTAAGAAAAAACTAATTTCTTCTGCAACTTGGTGGATTGGAACTGGTGAAGCAACAACTCAATATTTGGAGTTTTATGGTGCAAAACGAGAAAATACATATTCCTATCCGTTTACCACCGTAGCCCAAAAAGATATTGTGACAGGTTTAATTACAAAAGAAGAAAAACAAGTTATCAAACAAGAATTTGGCATAACTGAAGAAAAAGTAATCTTAAATGTAGGACAATTTATTCCTCTTAAAGCAAACGATATTTTAATACAAGCATGTAAGAATTTAGATAAATCGATTGGAATTTATCTAGTTGGGGGAAAGCCAACACAAGAATATCTTGATTTAAAAGATAAATATGGCCTAAGCAATCTTCACTTTATAGACTTTATGGTAAAAGATGAATTGATTAAATATTATAAAGCTGCTGATGTATTTTGTTTTCCAACTCGTGGTGATGTGTGGGGATTGGTTGTTAATGAAGCAATGGCGCAAGGTCTATCTGTTATTACAACTGATCGTTGTATTGCTGGTTTAGAGCTAATAAAAGATGAAGAGAATGGGTATATAGTTCCGGTTGACGATGTAAAGGCATTTACAGAAAAACTCAATATCATACTCAATAATGATGATTTAGCCAAGACGATGTCACAAAATAATATTGAAAAGATCAAACAATATACAATTGAGAATATGGCAATAAGACACAAAGAAATCTTTGATGATATATTAAAAAGCAAAGGAAAATAAAATGAATATCTTATATGTATCTCGTGCTTGTCCAAATGAATTATATAAGCAATTGTCGCATAAACCTAGCCAAGCAGCAACAAAGTTTAATTATCTTGTTGCGAAAGGCTTTGCTAAAAATGGTCATTTCGTCAAATGTTGTTATGTTGATAAATTTGATAAACATATAAGAAAAAACACTACAAGCTTTCGTACTTATCAGGATTCACAACATAGTAATTTATCATTCATGGTACGAAACTATAATAATGTTGGTGGATTGTCTCCATTTAAGGGATTGTTTCAAACAATAAAGCTGTATTGGAATTCTATGAATGAAAAAGATAGCGTGCTCGTTTGCGATTACTTATGTTACATACAAAGTATGTTAGCTCTCATAGTTGCGAAACTGAAAGGACGAAAAACAGTGTGCATTTGTACGGATTTGCCGCAAGATGTAGCTGGAAACCAATCAAGTTTATTAGGAAGAATCAAGCAAAGTATATTTTCTTTTGTAGGAAATTTTGTTTTAAATAGATTTCGCTATTATGTTCTTTTAACAAAGCAAATGAATGAAAAGTTAAGCAAGCACGCAGCAAAGCGACCATTTGTTGTGATAGAAGGATTAGTTGACTCGGATATGAGTTCAGTTGAAAATAATTTGCAAGATAAAGATAAAAAAAGAATACTGATATATGCTGGAAGTTTGCACAAAATTTACGGTATCAAAGAACTTACTGAAGGCTTTTTACAAGCAAATATCGGTAATGTTGAACTACATATTTACGGTAGTGGAGATTTCAATAATGAGTTAGAAGAAATTTGCAAGACTACAGATCAGATTAAGTATTTTGGTGTAGTTTCTAATGAAGAAATTATTCAAAAGCAATTAAAAGCAACGCTGTTGGTTAATCCACGACCGACAAACGAGGAATATACTAAATATTCTTTTCCTTCTAAAAATATGGAGTATATGGTGTCAGGAACACCGGTCCTTACAACAAAGCTTCCAGGAATGCCAAATGATTATTTAGAATATGTCTATACCATTGATAACGAATCTTCTTTTGGAATAGCGGAAATATTAAAACAACTTTTGTTGAAAGATGAATGTGAGGTGCACGCTAAAGGAATTCGTGCAAAAGAATATGTATTGAATGAAAAAAATGAAGTACAACAATCCAAAAAAATAATAGCTTTAATAAATGAAAGAGGATAATTATGTTTCAATTTGGAGTAAGGCAATATGAGTTTTCAAAAAACAAAATAGTAAATGAATCTATATTATATTTGCTTATATTTTTCACAATTGCATTAAGTCGCGATACTTTGTATACGTATGCAAAATTTAATTTCTTTATTACATTTATAACTTACATTGGGATAATAGCAATATGTGGAATTGTTTTATTGATTAAATATTATAAGCAAGGCTATGTGTTTAGAGAAAAAGCAACATGGTTTATACTGTTTTACATTGTTGCCATATTATTAAGTTCGTTAATTAAACTTGATTTTCAGCTTTATGTTCTTTCAATATTATTTTATATTGGCGTTGCTTATTTGTTTATTCATATCTTTACTTTTGATGATTTTTTTAAGAAGTTTTCTAATTTATTGTGTATTTTAGGAGTCTATTCGCTAGTTTGCTGCTATGTACTAAGACCTTTTCTTTTTAAAAATTTCGATAGTATTCCACTTGTTACAAATTCTGTCGGATTACAATTTTTCGATTTGGAGTTAAGTTTTGTTGTCCCTATAAAAACTTACTTAAGAAATTTTGGTATATTTAGGGAACCAGGAGTGTATGGAATATTTATTAATATAGCTTTACTATACGAGCTCATATATAATCCCCAAAAATATCGTTTTATTCATATTGTAATATTGTTGCTGACTTGTGTAAGCACTTTTTCACCGCCAGCAATTGCAGTAACAGGGTTATTTGTGTTAGTTGGAATAATAAAAGCTATATTGGAAAAACGATTATCAAAAAACCAATTGATGATTATTTGTGGCGTTTTACTTTTAGCTGTTATTATATTCATTATTGCGTGTTGTTTGAATTACCATCTATATATGTTAGTTACTGAAACAGTAAAGAAACTTGTAACGGTTAATGATTCTACCTCAGCGAGAGGAAATTCTTTATTTAAAGATATTAATCAATTTTTGCATAGCCCAATTTGGGGAAATGATTTTTCAGTAGTGTTAGCTGATAAAACATACAGTATAGCATCTACTACAGGCTTTTTTGCTCTTTTCGGTTTACTTGGAGGTACATTTCATATCTTATCTTTTTGGCTAATTGTAAAGAAAGATGCCAACAAACTGTGGCTTAAATTCACATTACTATTCGGATTGTTGATTTTATTTAATACACAGTTTATAGTCGGAAATCCAATTTTTTGGATATTTTCCTTTAGCTCATTCATGTTAAGAGATAATGAAAATGATGAGGAAAATCAATTTGATATAATAAAAAGTTTTAGAGAGAAGAGTCTTAAATTGAAAACAGGCTTTACTATTAAAAGTGTTAAGGAGTAAATATGAAGATATTATGGGTAAGTAACGTTGTGCTACCAGATGTAGGAAAAGCACTTGATATCGATTATGCAAATGCAGGGGGCTGGATGAAAGCTATTATTCCAGACCTAGCTAAAAAACAAAATATTGAGCTCTTTGTTGCCGCTCCATATAGCGGGGATAAGATATTAAAAGTGTATATAGACAATGTAAACTATATAGTATTTCCAAGAGACCAAACAGATAGATCTTGGCTACAAATTATTCCTGATATAAGGCCAAATATTATTCATCTACATGGAACAGAATTCAGTCATGGTAAAATTCTAATGGATATTTTCCCTAACGAAAAATACGTTACATCAATTCAAGGCCTAGTAAGTATTTATTCATATCATTATAAAGCATTTATACCACATCGTATTGCTACTAGAAAGTCAATACGTGATTTCTTAAAACAAGATTCGATTAAACAACAATCAAGAAAATTTATGAAACGTGGTTTAATTGAAAAAGAAATTTTATCAAAAACAAAGCATATTATCGGGCGTACAAACTGGGATAAAGCGTGTGCTTATCAAATTAATCCAAATGCAGCGTATCATCATTGCAATGAAAGCCTTAGAGAAAGTTTTTATAATAATAATTGGGATATATCAAAATGTGAAAAACATTCTATATTTTTTTCACAAGCCACATATCCAATTAAAGGCTTACATCTAGCATTGATGGCTTTGCCACAAATCTTAAAGGATTTTCCTGATTCGCACTTATATGTTGCAGGAGATAATATCACAAAGAATGAGACATTAAAACAGAAACTAAAAATTTCTTCTTATGGGAAATATCTAAACGAGTTAGTTTATAAATTAAAATTGAAAGAACATATTACCTTTTTAGGTAATTTATGCGAGGAGGATATGTGTGAGCGCATGATGAATTCCCATGTGTTTCTATCTGCTTCTAGTATAGAAAACAGCCCAAATAGTTTGGGCGAAGCGATGCTGCTTGGCGTACCTTGCATAAGCTCTGATGTTGGTGGTGTAACGAATATGATGAAACATAATACTGAAGGTTATATTTATCCAGCTGATGAGTATTACATGATTTCTTATTATGTGAAAGAGATTTTTGATAACCCTGATATTGCTCTTCAATTTTCTGAAAAAGCAAAAAATCATGCAAAAAATACTCATGATAAAATTAAAAATATCGATGAGTTAATTCAAATATATAAAAAAATATAAGAATAGGGGAGAGTATATATGTCTGATATTAAAACATTCATACTATTTAGCCCAGCAATATCGTCATTAAATATTGGTGATGAAATAATCGTAGATTCCTGTAAAAAATATTTAAAACCACTATTACATAATTCTTATGTAGTCGAATTTGCAACCCATGTTCCTGTTACGAATATGTATATGTCGTTTATTGGAAATATTAATCATAAATTTGTATTAGGAAGCAATTTGTTAATGCCAAAAATGAATCAGAGTTTTAGACAATGGGATATAAAGTCATCAAATATCAATGCGATAAAACCAATAATAACAATGGGCGTAGGTTGGCACTCATATTCAGGAAAATCAAATCATTATACAGAAAAATTGTATAAAAGTTTATTTAACCATGAGTATATAAATAGCGTTAGAGATCAGTATACTGTAGAAAAGCTTCGCAGTATAGGTGTAAATAATGTAATTAACACCGCGTGTCCATCACTATGGGGATTTACTGATGAATTTTGTGATAGTATACCGACAAAAAAATCTGATACTGTTATTTGCACACTTACAGACTATAGGCCAGATGTGGAAAAAGATAAAGAACTTTTAAGTATTCTTTCTAAGAATTACAAACGTGTTTTATTATGGGTTCAAAGCCAAGGCGATATAGAATATATTTCTCAAGTCATTACGGATGATAAGATAGAAATTGTTTCACCATCTTTAGCGACATATGATAGTATTTTAGCTAATAACGATGTGGATTATGTTGGAACTAGATTACACGGTGGGATTAGAGCTCTACAACATAAAAAACGTTCATTTATAGTTGCTGTTGATAATCGTGCCAATGAAATACACAAGGATTGTGGGCTACCCATTATACAAAGAGAAAATTTAGAAAAGCTAGAGGAAGTTATTAATAGTGAACAAAAAGTATCTATTGACTTGCCTAGAGAAAATATAAGAAAATGGTTAGCGCAATTTAATATTGAGTACTAACTTTTAGGAGTGGACAAAATCAATAAGTATAAAAAGCTATTCTCAGATACAATGTTGTTTTCGTTTAGTGTGTTAGTATCAAAAGTTTTGTCTTTTTTTATGCTACCACTATATACTAACAGACTTACAACTCAAGAATATGGAACCATTGATTTAGTAGTAACCACAGCATCATTGTTAATTCCAGTCTTGACTTTAAGTATTACTGATGCTGTATTAAGATTTTCATTGGATAAAGATTCAGATCCAATGATGATATTTTCGATAGGACTTAAATTTTTAGCTTTTGGAGTAGTGCTTGCAATAGTAATATCCTTAATAGCGATGATATGTGGATTTGATATAAAATTATGTATGGTGTTTGACTTAATATTTATAACAAATTCTATATACACTCTGCTCAGTCAGTTTGTGAGAGGTATTGGTAGGGTCAAAGTGTTCGCGTTGAATGGAATAATATCAACTAGTGTGACAATAGGATTTAATATCCTTTTTTTAGTAGTTTTTAAAGCGGGCATATATGGATACTTATCTTCAATTATTATATCGGAGTTTATATGTATCATATATATGAGTTGCACGATAAATATAAAACAATATATTTCTTTCGAAAAAAGAGATAAAGAAAAACAAAGAGAAATGCTAAAGTATGCTACACCACTAATTCCAAATTCAATTTCTTGGTGGGTAAATTCGCTTTCTGATAGATATATTATTGTTGCGTTGTGTGGGGTAGGAATCAATGGTATATATTCTGCAGCTTGTAGATTACCTACGCTTGTTTCGACAGCTGGGGATATTTTTATGCGAGCTTGGCAGCTTTCAGCAATAAGTGAATTGAATAGTAAAAACCGCAACGAATTTTATAATTTAATATATAAATACTATAATTTGGTGCTTGTTTTTTGCTGTTCAATTGGAATTATGGCAACGCCTTTACTTGCTAAAATTTTATTTGATGTTAAATTTCAATCAGCTTGGAAATCTGCAATTTTCTTGTTAATTGGTGCTGTATTTTCTGCGCTTAATGGTTTCATTGGTTCGTTATTTACAGCTACAAAGAATTCTAGAAGTTTATTTATTTCTACTTTAATAGGTGCCTCTACAAATATTCTATTAAATTTTATGTTAATTCCAATTTTAAATGAATGTGGGGCAGCAATTGCTACTATGACTAGTTTTTTTATTATCTTAATTGTAAGAGGAAAACTATTAAAAAGTGAATTTCCTGAGTTCAAAGTTTTTAGGATTAAGTTTATACTTGGCTATATATTGTTAATAGTTCAAGCTTCGGTCATGTTATGTACTATTAATAATATATTTGTACTTAATGTTATTATATCTTTACTCATCATATTTTTGTTTTCAAAAGATATTTTCTTATTGCTAGAAAAAGCTTTATTTAAAAGCAGATTACGTCTTAATAAGTAAGTTCATCTCGTTCATGAGTTAGTATGCAGTTATATATTGAATACGTGTAATTGTAGCATTGCTAATTATCAAAGGTATTTTAAACTTTGTGATATCGGTATTAGTTTTTTATTATAAATTTCAAAAGTAATGAGTTTTGTAATATAAAAAATATATTAGCAAATTATATCCAAAAATTCCGAACACGAAAGTAATAAAAGTGAACAAATAATCATTATCCACTTTACTCATTTATGTAAATCATCATGAGGTATAATATGATTTTCAATTCCATGTCTTTCTTAATATTCTTTCCTATAGTAACTGTTGTCTATTTTCTAATTCCTCATAAAATAAAATGGATTTGGTTATTGGTAACCAGTTATTTTTTCTATATGTGTTGGAATCCCCAATATGCAATTTTAATTGGGTTTTCAACTGTAATTACATATTTAAGCGGTATATTTATAGAAAAGTTAAGAAAAATACCAGACATCAAAAAATCTAAGAGGTTAATGCACCTAGTGGTGTATTTATGCTTGGCCATTAACTTAGGTCTATTATTTTTCTTTAAATATTTTGACTTCGCAATAGATAATATTAATATAGCACTTTCTTTATTGAACTTATCATTAGTGCAACCCGAGTTCGATGTTTTATTACCTGTTGGTATTTCCTTTTATACATTTCAAGCGTTAAGTTATACGATTGATGTTTATCGTGGGGATATTTATGCAGAACGTAATATTGGAAAATACGCGTTATTTGTATCATTTTTTCCACAGTTAGTAGCCGGACCTATTGAGCGTTCTAAAAATTTATTAACGCAAATTAACGATAAACACAATTTTGATTATACAAGGGCTAAGCTCGGATTACAGCTCATGCTATGGGGTTTATTCCAAAAAATCGTAATTGCAGATAGAGTTGCTATTATTGTGAATAATGTATATGGGAATTACTCTAATCAATCAGGTATCGTTTTAATCTTGGCGACAATTTTATTCGCAGTGCAAATTTATTGCGATTTTTCAGGCTATTCGAATATGGCAATCGGTGCAGCTCAAGTAATGGGATTTAAGCTTATGGATAACTTCAATCGTCCTTATTTTGCTCGATCCATTAAAGATTTTTGGCATAGATGGCACATATCGCTTAGCTCCTGGTTTAGAGACTATTTATACATACCGTTAGGCGGAAGCCGTTGTTCCAAAGAGAGAAAGTGTTTTAACCTAATGGTTACATTCCTTTTGAGTGGATTATGGCATGGAGCGAGTTGGAATTATGTTGTTTGGGGCGTATTACACGGTTTTTATCAAGTATCTGGTGAAATTTTAACACCGGTGCGAAGTAAAATTAAAAAAGCTTTTAAAGTAAATGAAAGTAGCTTTGCTCATAGACTATTTCAATGCGTATTTACATTTATATTAGTTGATATAGCATGGATATTTTTTAGAGCACCTGGAGTAAAAGCTGGATTATCAATTGTTAAAACAATGATTACAAATTTGAATTTAAATGCTCTTATTGATGGAACTTTGTATACATTTGGGGTATCACAATCTCAGTTCACTACAATGCTCATAACAATTGTTGTACTATTCATAGTTTCTTCATTGCAAAGGAAGTATAAATTGAGAGAAAAATTACAACAACAACCTTTATGGTTTAGATGGATGATATATTTTATTGCTATCAATAGTATTTTATATCTTGGTGTTTATGGATCTGAGTATGCTCAAACACAATTCATTTATTTCCAATTCTAAAGGGGAGGGACTAAACTTGGCTAAAAAAAGTTGGATTTTTCGAAGTATTATATTTATAGTAATAATGCTTGTTTGGATTTTCTCTGTTATTTTACCTCAATACAGTAAAGGCTATAATGCATCAATGATTGATAAATATGATCGTCTTAAAAGTGTGAAAGAACCGAAAATAATACTCGTTGGTGATTCTAATGTAGCATTTGGATTTAATTCAAAGTTAATTGAGGAACAGTTCAATATGCCAGTTGTTAATATGGGATTACATGGTGGACTAGGGCTCACATTACATACAGATATTGTAAAAGGGAACATCAACAAAGGTGATATTGTAGTTGTATTACCAGCGCAATATGATTTCCCAAATGGAATTAGTGATGCTGTGCTTGCGTGGCAAACGATAGAGAATCATTTTTCTTTATGGTCGAAAATAAGATATCAAGACTATGAAAAAATGATTGAAGCATTTCCGACTTATTTAAAAAAAGCAGTTGAACTATCGTTCCCAAATTGCTTGAGCCGTTTGAAGTTTTGGAATCGTGAAACAACCCCACCTCCACCAAAGAGTGTTTACTCACGAGCGGCTTTTAATGAATATGGTGATGTAAAGTTTGAACGTTCGAAAAATATAATGAAAAACAGGCATCTCGCTGAAGCAGGATTTAGACGAGGTCAAATATCCAAAGAGCTTATGCAGTATTTAAATGAGTATCATAAATATGTTGAATCTCAAGGGGCAACACTCTTTATGGGAGTTCCACCAATAATGCAAGAGATTTTTGAAATGACTGATGAAGAACTTGCCGATTTTCAAGAGGAGTTAGAAAATAGTATTCAATTTGAATTGATTTCTGATTTTAATAATTATATTTATTCAGAGACCTTGTTTTATAATACCAATCTTCATTTGAATGATAGAGGTGTTGAAATTAGGACACAACAATTTATTAAGGATCTAACTAAAGCAGTTAAAAACTAGTAAGATTTACTGCCTTATTGGTAATTTCTTAGATTGTTAGAAAGATAAAAATCAAAAATTAGAGGTTAAAAAAGTCAATCAATCTTTATATTGAAATAATAAAATATAACCAAACCACGAAAGGACATACAAAATGAATACATCATTAGTAATCATGGCTGCTGGAATTGGATCACGATTCGGTGGCGGCATTAAACAACTTGAACCAGTTGGCCCTAATGGAGAAATCATTATGGATTATTCTATCCATGATGCAATCAAAGCAGGATTTAATAAAATTATATTTATAATACGCAAAGATATAGAAGATGATTTTCGTGAAGTCATCGGTAATCGTATTGAAAAGATTTGTAGAGAATTAAATGTAACAATGGAATATGCATTCCAAGCATTAGAGGATGTTCCAAAAGGCGTTTCTTTACCAGAAAATCGTAAAAAGCCATGGGGTACAGGACAAGCTGTTTTATCTTGTAAAGGGTTAATTAAAGAACCATTTGCAGTCATTAATGCAGATGATTATTATGGTAAGGAAGCATTTTATAAAATCCATGAGTTCTTACTGTCATATACAAATTCAGAACCAAACAAGCTATGTATGGCAGGCTTTATCTTGAAGAATACACTAAGTGAAAACGGTGGAGTTACAAGAGGTATTTGTCAAGTCAATGAAGAAGACTATTTAACTAATGTTGTTGAGACACATGATATTGTGAAAACTGATAAAGGTGCAGCAGTAAACGGAAACGAAATTGATGTCAATTCATTTGTATCAATGAATATGTGGGGGTTAACCCCAGAGTTTATTGATATTCTTGCAAATGGATTTGTTGAGTTCTTTCAAACGATTGATGGCAACGAGCAGAAAGATGAGTATTTGTTGCCAGTTTTAGTTGGACAATTACTGCAAGAAGATAAAGTATCGGTAAAAGTTTTAAAGACTTCTGATGAATGGTTCGGTGTTACCTATAAGGAAGATAAAGATTATGTAATAGATTCTTTTAAGAAACTAATTGCAATTGGTGCATATTCTGAAAATTTATTTGAAGATTTATTAGGATAGATTTAGAATAAAATATTTGGCAAAGGAGATAACCCATGAAGGTTTTAGTCACTGGTGGTGCTGGATATATCGGTAGTCACACATGTGTAGAATTATTGAATGCAGGGTTTGATGTCGTTGTTGTAGATAACCTCTATAATTCAAATGTAGAAGCGATTGCTCGTGTTGAAGAAATAACAGGTAAAAAAATCACTTTCTATCAAGAAGATATTTGCAATAAAGATGCTCTCGACACTATCTTTTCAAAAGAGAATGTGGACGCTGTTATTCATTTTGCTGGCTTGAAAGCAGTGGGCGAGTCTGTAAGAGAACCTCTTGCATATTACGAAACGAACATTGCTGGAACAATGACTTTATGCAAGGCTATGAAAGAAGCAAATGTCAAAAATATAATTTTTAGTTCTTCAGCTACAGTTTATGGAGATCCTGCTTTTATACCAATAACAGAAACTTGTCCAAAGGGTATTTGTACAAATCCATACGGGTGGTCCAAATGGATGGTAGAACAAATATTAACTGATTTATATACATCAGATAATAGCTGGAACGTAGTATTGCTAAGATATTTTAATCCTGTTGGTGCACATGAAAGTGGTAAGATTGGTGAAGATCCGAAAGGAATACCAAACAATCTTATGCCATATATTTCGCAAGTTGCAGTAGGTAAGCTATCTTGCTTAGGCGTATTTGGTGATGATTATGATACACATGATGGCACAGGCGTGCGAGATTATATTCATGTTGTGGATCTTGCAATAGGGCATATTAAGGCTATAAAACAGTTTCAAAATAACGGAGGAGTTTATACATATAACTTAGGAACAGGCATAGGTTATTCTGTTCTTGATATGGTAAAAGCCTTTGGAAAAGCTTGTGGAAAAGAAATACCTTATGAAATAAAGCCTCGTCGTGCTGGTGATATAGATAAGAACTATTGCTCGCCTGAAAAAGCAAAAGATGAGCTTGGATGGCAAGCAACCCGTAGCTTGCAAACAATGTGTGAGGACTCATGGAGATGGCAAAGTAATAATCCAAACGGATATGAGAAATAGATTATCTAATTTGTGACAGTAACTGGAGTACTTGTCTAATCTCAAATACCTGTTCACTACCATACAAAATAAGAACGTATAGTAGAGATGCTATACGTTCTTATTTTGTTTTTCCCCCCACATAAGGTCTTAGGGTTACCCTAAACAAGCCTAATGTCCCCATTAGGCAATGCTTGCTATACCAATACCATTACAATTCAACCAAAAGGCAAACAACATTTTTACGTTGTTTGCCTTTTTCATATTTATAAATAAATAGTAAATACTATTCAATATTTTCGCCCACCCCTCACTCTAAACGG
It encodes:
- a CDS encoding glycosyltransferase family 4 protein, which codes for MKVLFITNFEAPYRIDFYNELTNYMDLTVAFFDSKEQQKGRCSEWFVEVEYKFNHILLKQSKFLNGHICYGVKELVLDKSYDLIMLDSYCEYTGMYAIKQLKKYDIPFVLEADGGFAKSGKGFKELLKKKLISSATWWIGTGEATTQYLEFYGAKRENTYSYPFTTVAQKDIVTGLITKEEKQVIKQEFGITEEKVILNVGQFIPLKANDILIQACKNLDKSIGIYLVGGKPTQEYLDLKDKYGLSNLHFIDFMVKDELIKYYKAADVFCFPTRGDVWGLVVNEAMAQGLSVITTDRCIAGLELIKDEENGYIVPVDDVKAFTEKLNIILNNDDLAKTMSQNNIEKIKQYTIENMAIRHKEIFDDILKSKGK
- a CDS encoding glycosyltransferase, yielding MNILYVSRACPNELYKQLSHKPSQAATKFNYLVAKGFAKNGHFVKCCYVDKFDKHIRKNTTSFRTYQDSQHSNLSFMVRNYNNVGGLSPFKGLFQTIKLYWNSMNEKDSVLVCDYLCYIQSMLALIVAKLKGRKTVCICTDLPQDVAGNQSSLLGRIKQSIFSFVGNFVLNRFRYYVLLTKQMNEKLSKHAAKRPFVVIEGLVDSDMSSVENNLQDKDKKRILIYAGSLHKIYGIKELTEGFLQANIGNVELHIYGSGDFNNELEEICKTTDQIKYFGVVSNEEIIQKQLKATLLVNPRPTNEEYTKYSFPSKNMEYMVSGTPVLTTKLPGMPNDYLEYVYTIDNESSFGIAEILKQLLLKDECEVHAKGIRAKEYVLNEKNEVQQSKKIIALINERG
- a CDS encoding glycosyltransferase family 4 protein, which produces MKILWVSNVVLPDVGKALDIDYANAGGWMKAIIPDLAKKQNIELFVAAPYSGDKILKVYIDNVNYIVFPRDQTDRSWLQIIPDIRPNIIHLHGTEFSHGKILMDIFPNEKYVTSIQGLVSIYSYHYKAFIPHRIATRKSIRDFLKQDSIKQQSRKFMKRGLIEKEILSKTKHIIGRTNWDKACAYQINPNAAYHHCNESLRESFYNNNWDISKCEKHSIFFSQATYPIKGLHLALMALPQILKDFPDSHLYVAGDNITKNETLKQKLKISSYGKYLNELVYKLKLKEHITFLGNLCEEDMCERMMNSHVFLSASSIENSPNSLGEAMLLGVPCISSDVGGVTNMMKHNTEGYIYPADEYYMISYYVKEIFDNPDIALQFSEKAKNHAKNTHDKIKNIDELIQIYKKI
- a CDS encoding polysaccharide pyruvyl transferase family protein, with the protein product MSDIKTFILFSPAISSLNIGDEIIVDSCKKYLKPLLHNSYVVEFATHVPVTNMYMSFIGNINHKFVLGSNLLMPKMNQSFRQWDIKSSNINAIKPIITMGVGWHSYSGKSNHYTEKLYKSLFNHEYINSVRDQYTVEKLRSIGVNNVINTACPSLWGFTDEFCDSIPTKKSDTVICTLTDYRPDVEKDKELLSILSKNYKRVLLWVQSQGDIEYISQVITDDKIEIVSPSLATYDSILANNDVDYVGTRLHGGIRALQHKKRSFIVAVDNRANEIHKDCGLPIIQRENLEKLEEVINSEQKVSIDLPRENIRKWLAQFNIEY
- a CDS encoding lipopolysaccharide biosynthesis protein, whose translation is MDKINKYKKLFSDTMLFSFSVLVSKVLSFFMLPLYTNRLTTQEYGTIDLVVTTASLLIPVLTLSITDAVLRFSLDKDSDPMMIFSIGLKFLAFGVVLAIVISLIAMICGFDIKLCMVFDLIFITNSIYTLLSQFVRGIGRVKVFALNGIISTSVTIGFNILFLVVFKAGIYGYLSSIIISEFICIIYMSCTINIKQYISFEKRDKEKQREMLKYATPLIPNSISWWVNSLSDRYIIVALCGVGINGIYSAACRLPTLVSTAGDIFMRAWQLSAISELNSKNRNEFYNLIYKYYNLVLVFCCSIGIMATPLLAKILFDVKFQSAWKSAIFLLIGAVFSALNGFIGSLFTATKNSRSLFISTLIGASTNILLNFMLIPILNECGAAIATMTSFFIILIVRGKLLKSEFPEFKVFRIKFILGYILLIVQASVMLCTINNIFVLNVIISLLIIFLFSKDIFLLLEKALFKSRLRLNK
- a CDS encoding MBOAT family O-acyltransferase, which codes for MIFNSMSFLIFFPIVTVVYFLIPHKIKWIWLLVTSYFFYMCWNPQYAILIGFSTVITYLSGIFIEKLRKIPDIKKSKRLMHLVVYLCLAINLGLLFFFKYFDFAIDNINIALSLLNLSLVQPEFDVLLPVGISFYTFQALSYTIDVYRGDIYAERNIGKYALFVSFFPQLVAGPIERSKNLLTQINDKHNFDYTRAKLGLQLMLWGLFQKIVIADRVAIIVNNVYGNYSNQSGIVLILATILFAVQIYCDFSGYSNMAIGAAQVMGFKLMDNFNRPYFARSIKDFWHRWHISLSSWFRDYLYIPLGGSRCSKERKCFNLMVTFLLSGLWHGASWNYVVWGVLHGFYQVSGEILTPVRSKIKKAFKVNESSFAHRLFQCVFTFILVDIAWIFFRAPGVKAGLSIVKTMITNLNLNALIDGTLYTFGVSQSQFTTMLITIVVLFIVSSLQRKYKLREKLQQQPLWFRWMIYFIAINSILYLGVYGSEYAQTQFIYFQF
- a CDS encoding nucleotidyltransferase family protein; this translates as MNTSLVIMAAGIGSRFGGGIKQLEPVGPNGEIIMDYSIHDAIKAGFNKIIFIIRKDIEDDFREVIGNRIEKICRELNVTMEYAFQALEDVPKGVSLPENRKKPWGTGQAVLSCKGLIKEPFAVINADDYYGKEAFYKIHEFLLSYTNSEPNKLCMAGFILKNTLSENGGVTRGICQVNEEDYLTNVVETHDIVKTDKGAAVNGNEIDVNSFVSMNMWGLTPEFIDILANGFVEFFQTIDGNEQKDEYLLPVLVGQLLQEDKVSVKVLKTSDEWFGVTYKEDKDYVIDSFKKLIAIGAYSENLFEDLLG